One genomic segment of Paraburkholderia caffeinilytica includes these proteins:
- a CDS encoding DUF2946 family protein, with product MDDIVKQALAKWPNVPSCTGWLMLDRRGNWRMRDEAAQASGAPGTAIRHEALLGFINRNYDADERGQWFFQNGPQRVYVELGYTPWVVRLSADRAGVLSLTDQAGGAFEPSAVFVDDEGGILFADGSTPPRVAVLHDHDLEVFSDHAALGDDSMSGAFRWNNGVVLPLQGVQRNAVAARFGFVESPAASA from the coding sequence ATGGATGACATCGTCAAGCAGGCGCTGGCCAAATGGCCCAACGTGCCGAGTTGCACAGGGTGGTTGATGTTGGACCGGCGTGGCAACTGGCGCATGCGTGATGAAGCCGCTCAGGCTAGCGGTGCGCCCGGTACGGCGATCCGGCATGAGGCGTTGCTCGGGTTTATCAATCGGAATTACGACGCCGACGAACGCGGGCAGTGGTTTTTCCAGAATGGGCCGCAGCGCGTGTATGTCGAGTTGGGCTATACGCCGTGGGTGGTGAGATTGTCAGCCGATCGTGCCGGAGTACTTTCCTTGACGGACCAGGCCGGTGGGGCCTTCGAACCTTCGGCTGTGTTCGTCGACGATGAAGGTGGGATTCTCTTTGCCGATGGCTCGACGCCGCCGAGGGTCGCCGTTTTGCACGACCACGACCTCGAGGTTTTTTCTGATCACGCCGCGTTGGGCGACGACTCGATGAGCGGCGCGTTTCGCTGGAACAATGGGGTCGTGTTGCCCTTGCAAGGCGTGCAGCGAAATGCGGTTGCCGCGCGGTTCGGGTTTGTCGAGAGTCCGGCGGCCAGCGCTTAA
- a CDS encoding M48 family metalloprotease, which produces MRSKRVLAALLAVALAVPPGAYAQSRGVSNTGTSTSTSTSTSTIVALNIQPTEPPLVSGPADTFADPIVPSDIAQGVFGVYGGAQSRFSGNAGTATGWRAPIVTQQLPDLGNGGSGSLTPQAERKLGERVMRELRRDPDYLDDWLVRDYLNSVAAKLSAAANALYIGGYRPDFELFAVRDTQINAFSLPGGFIGVNTGLIVTTQTESELASVLGHEMGHVLQRHISRMITTGERGGYAALAGLLFGILAGVLAHSGDLGSAIAIGGQAYAVDNQLRFSRSAEHEADRVGFLLLAGAGYDPYAMTTFFGRLDRAAMSDTGIPAYARTHPLTGERIADMEDRARRAPYRQPHQTSEYGFVRARARLLQDRSRSEYADEISRLRSEIEDRTAVNIAANWYGIAYGQMLLERYDDATASLASSRAAFATSERGEGEPMRSSPSLDVLAADIARRAGRDDEAARLAEFAQKRWPQSNAAIDMHIQTLLNLKRFAGAQALALKETRAQPDQPAWWMYLAQASAGSGDALTQHRALAEKFALEGAWPSAIRQLKEARDLKTIGYYDLATVDARLHEMESRYKEERLDEKS; this is translated from the coding sequence ATGCGTTCGAAACGGGTTCTTGCTGCGTTGTTGGCTGTCGCGCTCGCGGTGCCGCCGGGCGCGTACGCGCAATCGCGCGGTGTGTCGAACACGGGCACGAGCACAAGCACAAGCACAAGCACAAGCACAATCGTCGCGCTCAACATCCAGCCCACGGAACCGCCTTTGGTAAGCGGCCCGGCCGACACTTTCGCTGACCCCATCGTGCCGTCAGACATCGCCCAAGGCGTATTTGGCGTTTATGGCGGCGCGCAGAGCCGCTTCTCCGGCAACGCGGGCACGGCCACCGGCTGGCGCGCCCCGATCGTCACGCAGCAACTGCCCGACCTCGGCAACGGCGGCTCCGGCTCGCTGACGCCACAAGCCGAGCGCAAGCTCGGCGAACGCGTGATGCGCGAGTTGCGCCGCGACCCCGACTATCTCGACGACTGGCTCGTGCGCGACTACCTGAACTCGGTCGCCGCGAAACTCTCCGCGGCGGCGAACGCGCTCTACATCGGCGGCTATCGTCCGGACTTCGAGCTGTTCGCGGTCCGTGACACGCAAATCAACGCCTTCTCGCTGCCGGGCGGTTTTATCGGCGTGAACACCGGCTTGATCGTGACGACGCAAACCGAGTCCGAACTCGCCTCCGTGCTCGGCCACGAGATGGGGCACGTCTTGCAACGGCACATTTCGCGGATGATCACCACCGGCGAGCGCGGCGGCTATGCCGCGCTCGCCGGCCTGTTGTTCGGCATTCTGGCGGGCGTGCTCGCGCACAGCGGCGACCTCGGCAGCGCGATTGCGATTGGCGGCCAGGCTTATGCAGTCGACAACCAGTTGCGTTTCTCGCGCTCCGCCGAGCATGAAGCGGACCGCGTCGGCTTTCTGCTGCTGGCCGGCGCCGGCTACGACCCTTATGCCATGACGACATTTTTCGGCCGTCTCGATCGCGCGGCGATGAGCGACACGGGCATACCGGCCTACGCGCGCACCCACCCGTTGACGGGCGAACGGATTGCCGACATGGAGGACCGGGCGCGCCGCGCGCCTTACCGGCAACCGCACCAGACGTCCGAGTACGGTTTCGTGCGGGCTCGGGCGCGCTTGCTGCAGGATCGCTCGCGCAGCGAATACGCGGACGAGATTTCGCGCCTGCGCTCCGAAATCGAGGACCGCACCGCAGTGAACATCGCCGCGAACTGGTACGGGATCGCGTATGGGCAGATGCTGCTCGAGCGTTATGACGATGCGACCGCGTCGCTGGCTTCGTCGCGTGCCGCATTTGCCACGAGCGAACGCGGGGAGGGCGAGCCCATGCGCAGTTCGCCGAGCCTCGACGTGCTGGCAGCCGATATCGCGCGCCGCGCCGGGCGTGATGACGAGGCGGCGCGTCTGGCCGAGTTCGCGCAGAAGCGCTGGCCGCAGTCGAACGCCGCGATCGACATGCATATCCAGACCTTGCTGAACTTGAAACGATTTGCCGGCGCGCAGGCTTTGGCCCTGAAGGAAACGCGTGCGCAACCCGATCAGCCCGCCTGGTGGATGTATCTCGCGCAGGCAAGCGCAGGCAGCGGCGATGCATTGACGCAGCATCGGGCGCTGGCCGAAAAATTCGCGCTCGAGGGGGCGTGGCCGTCGGCCATCCGGCAACTGAAGGAAGCGCGGGATCTGAAGACGATCGGCTACTACGATCTCGCGACCGTCGACGCCCGGTTACATGAAATGGAGAGCCGCTATAAAGAGGAACGGCTTGACGAGAAGAGTTGA
- the moaC gene encoding cyclic pyranopterin monophosphate synthase MoaC: MPELTHFDAAGQAHMVDVGGKQETRRVAIARGSIRMLPETFALIRDGNARKGDVIGIARIAAIQGSKRTADLIPLCHPLALTRVKVDFELDETLPGVHCTVQVETLGRTGVEMEALTAVQVGLLTVYDMCKAVDRGMTITEVKVLEKHGGKSGDWVAG; the protein is encoded by the coding sequence ATGCCCGAACTCACTCATTTCGACGCTGCCGGCCAGGCCCATATGGTGGACGTCGGCGGCAAGCAGGAGACCAGGCGCGTCGCCATCGCGCGGGGCTCGATTCGCATGCTGCCGGAGACGTTCGCGCTGATCCGCGACGGCAACGCCAGGAAAGGCGACGTGATCGGAATTGCGCGCATCGCCGCGATTCAAGGCTCGAAGCGCACCGCCGATCTGATCCCGCTATGTCACCCGCTCGCGCTGACCCGCGTGAAGGTCGATTTCGAACTCGATGAAACGTTGCCCGGCGTACATTGCACGGTGCAAGTGGAAACGCTGGGACGCACGGGCGTGGAGATGGAAGCGCTAACCGCCGTGCAGGTCGGGCTGCTGACGGTGTACGACATGTGCAAGGCGGTGGATCGCGGGATGACGATTACCGAGGTGAAGGTGCTGGAGAAGCACGGCGGGAAGTCGGGGGATTGGGTGGCGGGTTGA
- a CDS encoding PglL family O-oligosaccharyltransferase, with translation MPTPFARYLSLILLALALVLPYAVANHTYPIPTFYAEFTALALYLLTGAGVVLLVWTASPSVTFASPVVALVPLLFGLVLVAQSVLLPVSQPSMNWLGGGYLLAAFMATHAGYGFTRAKLNETALRWAAGALIVGGLFAVFCQVIQLFHLETRVSPLVVAYNVTVERRPFGNMAQANHLATYIAFAMAGALFLVQTRRLAVSIWLLASTIFAIGLALTVSRGPWLQMGVIVVAGFWMAFAQTRSQPLLRRSNREWLIPVALALLFFVINALIRWANVHYHLELGQSAAERFKDAGQIAPRLALWKYGWTMFKAHPLLGVGWGEFPSYQFEYVKSLGGVEIANNSHDIFIDLLAKTGLIGLAIVLFGLITWLVRVVRAPQSAARVFGIALIGVLVMHALVEYPQQYMFFLLPAMFVFGLLETRPLRLVPGRVSFGAFVVVVVGGLAALYPVFKDYTRAEVLYYGSRPAEQYRADPSFLFRAWGEYGLATLEPMNSMNLQHKLAMHKQAIALLPGETVLRRYAVLQALSGDAAGAFDTVERLKIFAQELKDWPSQLAYVYELCDEQKTLAGFKAELLKRYGMPPGDINQDDDSDDD, from the coding sequence ATGCCCACCCCATTTGCGCGCTATCTGTCTCTCATCCTGTTGGCTCTCGCGTTGGTGCTGCCTTACGCAGTCGCCAATCACACGTATCCGATTCCAACCTTCTACGCTGAATTCACGGCGCTCGCGCTGTATCTGCTGACGGGCGCGGGCGTCGTGCTGCTGGTGTGGACGGCGAGCCCGAGCGTGACGTTTGCTTCGCCCGTGGTCGCGCTGGTGCCGTTGCTATTCGGATTGGTGCTGGTGGCGCAGTCGGTGCTGCTGCCGGTCTCGCAGCCGTCGATGAACTGGCTCGGCGGCGGCTACCTGCTTGCCGCATTCATGGCGACGCATGCCGGCTACGGTTTCACACGCGCCAAGCTGAACGAAACAGCGCTGCGCTGGGCAGCCGGGGCGTTGATCGTCGGCGGTCTGTTTGCGGTGTTTTGCCAGGTGATCCAGCTGTTTCACCTCGAGACGCGCGTGTCGCCGCTGGTCGTCGCCTACAACGTGACCGTCGAGCGTCGGCCGTTCGGCAATATGGCGCAGGCGAACCACCTCGCCACCTATATTGCATTTGCGATGGCGGGAGCGCTGTTCCTCGTGCAGACGCGCCGCCTTGCCGTCAGCATCTGGCTGCTCGCGTCGACGATTTTCGCCATTGGACTCGCGCTGACCGTGTCGCGCGGCCCTTGGCTGCAGATGGGCGTGATCGTGGTGGCGGGTTTCTGGATGGCCTTCGCGCAGACGCGTAGTCAGCCGCTGCTCCGCCGCAGCAATCGCGAATGGCTGATCCCGGTCGCGTTGGCGCTGCTGTTCTTCGTCATCAATGCGTTGATCCGCTGGGCCAATGTGCACTATCACCTGGAGCTTGGGCAGTCGGCGGCCGAGCGTTTCAAGGACGCCGGCCAGATCGCGCCGCGCCTCGCGCTCTGGAAGTACGGCTGGACGATGTTCAAGGCGCATCCGCTGCTGGGTGTCGGCTGGGGCGAGTTTCCGAGCTATCAGTTCGAATATGTGAAGTCGCTGGGCGGCGTCGAGATCGCCAACAACTCGCACGACATCTTCATCGACCTGCTCGCGAAGACGGGCTTGATTGGCCTCGCGATCGTGCTGTTCGGCCTGATCACGTGGCTGGTGCGCGTGGTCCGCGCGCCGCAGAGCGCGGCGCGCGTGTTCGGCATCGCGCTGATCGGCGTGCTGGTCATGCACGCGCTGGTCGAATATCCGCAGCAGTACATGTTCTTCCTGCTGCCGGCGATGTTCGTGTTCGGATTGCTCGAGACACGGCCGCTGCGCCTCGTGCCTGGCCGCGTGTCATTCGGCGCGTTCGTGGTGGTGGTGGTCGGCGGGCTGGCTGCGTTGTATCCCGTGTTCAAGGACTACACTCGCGCCGAGGTGCTGTATTACGGTTCGCGGCCTGCCGAGCAGTACCGCGCGGATCCGTCGTTTCTGTTCCGGGCGTGGGGCGAGTATGGCCTTGCGACGTTGGAGCCCATGAATTCGATGAACCTGCAACACAAGCTCGCCATGCACAAGCAGGCAATCGCGCTGCTGCCGGGCGAAACCGTGCTGCGCCGGTATGCGGTCCTGCAGGCGCTGAGCGGGGATGCGGCGGGGGCGTTCGACACCGTCGAGCGCCTGAAGATTTTTGCCCAGGAGTTGAAGGACTGGCCGTCGCAGCTGGCCTATGTGTACGAGCTGTGCGACGAGCAAAAGACGCTGGCCGGTTTCAAGGCGGAACTGCTCAAGCGGTATGGCATGCCGCCAGGCGACATCAATCAGGACGACGACAGCGACGACGATTGA
- a CDS encoding pilin: MTVTLPYSPYSQSTLSPRSAFERARWTVPFARACRRFGSGFGSGFTLIELMIVLAIVGVIAAYAIPAYQDYLARSRVGEGLSLAASARLAVSENAASGNAFGGGYASPPATRNVESVHVDDDTGQITVAFTTRVAPAGSNTLTLVPSVPDNADAPTARISLSKGVVQAGAVTWECFTGGKTASSLPAPGAGPAPADAPSLPSNLAPPECRA; the protein is encoded by the coding sequence ATGACCGTCACTTTGCCGTACTCCCCTTATTCACAGTCCACGCTTTCACCGCGGAGCGCGTTCGAACGGGCGCGCTGGACCGTGCCGTTCGCACGCGCCTGCCGCCGTTTCGGTTCCGGTTTCGGTTCCGGCTTTACACTGATCGAGCTGATGATCGTGCTGGCGATTGTCGGCGTGATCGCGGCCTATGCGATTCCGGCGTATCAGGATTATCTGGCCCGCAGCCGCGTCGGCGAGGGTCTCTCGCTGGCCGCATCCGCGCGGCTCGCGGTGTCCGAAAACGCCGCGAGCGGCAATGCGTTCGGTGGCGGTTATGCGTCGCCGCCTGCCACCCGCAACGTCGAATCCGTGCACGTCGACGACGACACCGGTCAGATTACCGTCGCCTTCACGACACGCGTCGCGCCGGCCGGGTCGAACACGCTGACCCTGGTGCCTTCGGTGCCGGACAATGCCGACGCACCGACTGCGCGCATTTCGTTGAGCAAGGGTGTCGTGCAGGCGGGCGCGGTCACCTGGGAATGTTTCACCGGCGGCAAAACGGCCTCTTCGTTGCCCGCGCCAGGTGCAGGGCCCGCACCGGCCGATGCGCCTTCCTTGCCGTCGAATCTCGCGCCGCCGGAGTGTCGTGCGTAA
- a CDS encoding TerC family protein: MLEFFATLHWGAVIQIIVIDILLGGDNAVVIALACRNLPPAQRTKGVLWGTAGAIALRIALIAFAVALLDVPLLKFTGGLLLLWIGVRLMAPAHDIHENVKPADKLISAIKTIIVADAVMSLDNVIAIAGAAEAADPEHRLALVIFGLVVSIPLIVWGSQLVLKLLDRFPVIITFGAALLGWIAGGLIINDPAGDRWPILDTPVAEYGTSIAGALFVVILGYLLKRRNAHRAAA, encoded by the coding sequence ATGCTCGAGTTTTTCGCCACGCTCCATTGGGGCGCAGTCATTCAGATCATCGTCATCGACATCCTGCTGGGTGGCGACAATGCGGTCGTGATCGCGCTTGCCTGCCGCAACCTGCCGCCTGCGCAGCGTACGAAAGGCGTGCTGTGGGGCACGGCCGGCGCCATCGCACTGCGCATCGCGCTGATTGCGTTTGCCGTGGCGCTGCTCGACGTGCCGTTGCTGAAGTTCACCGGCGGCCTGTTGCTGCTGTGGATCGGCGTGCGTCTGATGGCGCCTGCGCATGACATCCACGAGAACGTCAAGCCGGCCGACAAGCTGATATCGGCGATCAAGACCATCATCGTCGCGGACGCGGTGATGAGTCTCGACAATGTGATCGCGATTGCCGGCGCGGCGGAGGCGGCCGACCCCGAGCATCGCCTGGCGCTGGTGATTTTCGGTCTGGTGGTGAGCATTCCGCTGATCGTGTGGGGCAGCCAGCTGGTGCTGAAGCTGCTCGACCGCTTTCCGGTCATCATTACGTTCGGTGCCGCGCTTCTCGGCTGGATTGCGGGTGGCCTGATCATCAATGATCCCGCTGGCGACCGGTGGCCGATCCTCGATACGCCGGTGGCCGAGTACGGCACGAGCATCGCCGGTGCGTTGTTCGTCGTGATCCTCGGTTATCTGCTCAAGCGCCGCAACGCGCATCGTGCGGCGGCTTGA
- the sucD gene encoding succinate--CoA ligase subunit alpha, with protein sequence MSILINKDTKVITQGITGKTGQFHTRACREYANGREAYVAGVNPKKAGEDFEGIPIYASVAEAKAETGATVSVIYVPPAGAAAAIWEAVEADLDLAICITEGIPVRDMIELKARMRAKNSKTLLLGPNCPGTITPDELKIGIMPGHIHRKGRIGVVSRSGTLTYEAVGQLTAIGLGQSSAVGIGGDPINGLKHIDVMKMFNDDPETDAVIMIGEIGGPDEANAAEWIKDNMKKPVVGFIAGVTAPPGKRMGHAGALISGGADTAEAKLEIMEACGIKVTKNPSEMARLLKAML encoded by the coding sequence ATGTCGATTCTGATTAACAAAGACACCAAGGTCATCACGCAGGGCATTACCGGCAAGACCGGTCAGTTCCACACGCGTGCTTGCCGTGAATATGCAAACGGCCGCGAAGCGTACGTTGCAGGCGTGAACCCGAAGAAGGCCGGCGAAGATTTCGAAGGCATTCCTATCTACGCTAGCGTCGCTGAAGCCAAGGCTGAAACGGGCGCGACCGTGTCGGTGATTTACGTTCCGCCGGCAGGCGCTGCTGCTGCGATCTGGGAAGCGGTGGAAGCCGATCTGGATCTGGCGATCTGTATCACGGAAGGCATTCCTGTCCGTGACATGATCGAGCTCAAGGCACGCATGCGCGCCAAGAACAGCAAGACGCTGCTGCTCGGACCGAACTGCCCGGGCACGATCACGCCGGACGAACTGAAGATCGGCATCATGCCGGGTCACATTCACCGCAAGGGCCGCATCGGCGTCGTGTCGCGTTCGGGCACGCTGACGTACGAAGCAGTCGGTCAATTGACGGCGATCGGCCTCGGCCAGTCGTCGGCAGTCGGTATCGGCGGCGACCCGATCAACGGTCTGAAGCACATCGACGTGATGAAGATGTTCAACGACGATCCGGAAACGGACGCCGTCATCATGATCGGCGAGATCGGCGGTCCGGACGAAGCGAATGCCGCTGAGTGGATCAAGGACAACATGAAGAAGCCGGTGGTCGGCTTCATCGCCGGCGTCACGGCGCCTCCGGGCAAGCGCATGGGCCACGCCGGCGCGCTGATCTCGGGCGGTGCGGACACGGCTGAAGCCAAGCTGGAAATCATGGAAGCCTGCGGCATCAAGGTCACGAAGAACCCGTCGGAAATGGCGCGTCTTCTGAAGGCGATGCTGTAA
- the sucC gene encoding ADP-forming succinate--CoA ligase subunit beta, which translates to MKIHEYQGKEILRKFGVAVPRGKPVFSVDDAVKAAEELGGPVWVVKAQIHAGGRGKGGGVKVAKSLDQVREYSNQILGMQLVTHQTGPEGQKVNRLLIEEGADIKKELYVGLVIDRVSQKIVVMASSEGGMDVEEVAEKTPELIHKIAVDPSTGLKDAEADELATKIGVPAASLPQARSILQGLYKAFWETDASLAEINPLILTGDGKVIALDAKFNFDSNALFRHPEIVAYRDLDEEDPAEVEASKFDLAYISLDGNIGCLVNGAGLAMATMDTIKLFGGEPANFLDVGGGATTEKVTEAFKIMLKNPNLTAILVNIFGGIMRCDVIAEGVIAASKAVSLKVPLVVRMKGTNEDLGKKMLAESGLPIIAADSMEEAAQKVVAAASGKA; encoded by the coding sequence ATGAAGATTCACGAGTACCAGGGTAAGGAAATCCTGCGGAAATTCGGCGTCGCGGTACCGCGCGGCAAGCCGGTCTTCTCGGTGGATGATGCGGTCAAGGCCGCGGAAGAGCTCGGCGGCCCGGTATGGGTCGTGAAGGCTCAGATCCACGCGGGTGGCCGTGGCAAGGGCGGCGGCGTGAAAGTCGCCAAGTCGCTGGATCAGGTTCGCGAATACTCGAACCAGATCCTCGGCATGCAGCTCGTCACGCACCAGACCGGTCCGGAAGGCCAGAAGGTGAATCGTCTGCTGATCGAAGAAGGCGCTGACATCAAGAAGGAACTGTATGTCGGCCTGGTAATCGATCGCGTTTCGCAGAAGATCGTCGTGATGGCATCGAGCGAAGGCGGCATGGACGTCGAAGAAGTCGCGGAAAAGACGCCTGAGCTGATCCACAAGATCGCCGTCGACCCGTCGACCGGTCTGAAAGACGCCGAAGCCGACGAGCTCGCAACGAAGATCGGCGTGCCCGCCGCGTCGCTGCCGCAAGCGCGCTCGATCCTGCAAGGCCTGTACAAGGCATTCTGGGAAACCGACGCATCGCTGGCCGAAATCAATCCGCTGATCCTGACCGGCGACGGCAAGGTCATCGCGTTGGACGCCAAGTTCAACTTCGATTCGAACGCACTGTTCCGTCACCCGGAAATCGTCGCGTATCGCGATCTGGACGAAGAAGATCCGGCTGAAGTCGAAGCGTCGAAGTTCGACCTCGCGTACATCTCGCTCGACGGCAACATTGGCTGCCTCGTGAACGGCGCCGGCCTCGCAATGGCAACGATGGACACCATCAAGCTGTTCGGCGGCGAACCGGCGAACTTCCTGGACGTGGGCGGTGGCGCCACGACCGAGAAGGTCACGGAAGCGTTCAAGATCATGCTGAAGAACCCGAACCTGACCGCGATTCTGGTCAACATTTTCGGCGGCATCATGCGCTGCGACGTGATCGCGGAAGGCGTGATCGCGGCGTCGAAGGCCGTGTCGCTGAAGGTGCCGCTCGTGGTTCGCATGAAGGGCACGAACGAAGACCTGGGCAAGAAGATGCTCGCTGAATCCGGCCTGCCGATCATTGCGGCAGACAGCATGGAAGAAGCGGCTCAGAAGGTCGTCGCGGCCGCTTCGGGCAAGGCGTAA
- a CDS encoding DUF2889 domain-containing protein codes for MPLSQPVSRQLRHRRAIRAEAYERADGLWDVEACLTDEKPRDVVLASGVRPNGQPIHELWLRITIDRKLNVVDAEASSDWVPYPGLCQASNPAYRALIGLNLFHNFRRDAARLLAGTAGCTHLTELCALLPTAAIQAFAGDVWNTNDDTPGAAASSGNEQSRSKDSTDEHSNNKPPFQLGRCHALRFDGEAVQQFYPRWYSRAPYTADRAASSGDGAARQTGEGGNASGMNDGSGNEVQSNSQTEGNHA; via the coding sequence ATGCCGCTCTCCCAGCCCGTATCCCGCCAGTTGCGCCATCGTCGCGCAATCCGAGCGGAAGCCTATGAGCGAGCCGATGGCCTGTGGGATGTGGAAGCGTGCTTGACCGACGAAAAACCGCGCGATGTGGTGCTTGCGTCGGGCGTCCGGCCCAATGGTCAGCCGATCCATGAACTCTGGCTTCGCATCACCATCGATCGCAAGCTCAATGTCGTCGACGCCGAGGCGTCGTCCGACTGGGTGCCCTATCCAGGTTTGTGCCAAGCCAGCAATCCCGCCTACCGTGCCCTCATCGGGCTCAATCTGTTCCACAACTTCCGTCGCGATGCTGCCCGTTTGCTGGCCGGCACGGCCGGCTGCACGCATCTCACGGAGTTGTGTGCGCTCTTGCCGACTGCCGCAATCCAGGCATTCGCCGGCGACGTGTGGAACACCAATGACGACACGCCGGGCGCAGCGGCGAGTTCCGGGAACGAGCAGTCCAGAAGCAAAGACAGCACAGACGAGCATTCCAACAACAAACCGCCATTCCAGTTGGGACGCTGCCACGCGCTGCGTTTCGACGGCGAGGCGGTGCAACAGTTTTATCCGCGCTGGTATAGCCGCGCTCCGTATACAGCGGATCGCGCGGCTTCGTCAGGCGACGGGGCAGCCCGCCAGACAGGTGAGGGCGGCAACGCGTCCGGCATGAACGACGGCAGCGGAAACGAAGTTCAATCCAACTCTCAGACTGAAGGGAATCACGCATGA
- the recX gene encoding recombination regulator RecX: MIRKGRPLSNAANAGRNTDGPCDRDDDPFESFDAHDRAAGRRPQSDPSAQPATDPSETSEATEATETTYTRSRRTPGEAKPGQDDAKKSQRPARSLKGRALGYLSRREYSRSELARKLKPFVEETDSLDTLLDSLEAENWLSDSRFAESLIHRRSSRLGASRIVGELKQHAVDQTLVEEASAQLRETELARAQAVWRKKFDRLPETPAERAKQARFLASRGFSGATIGKILKGFDEE, encoded by the coding sequence GTGATACGCAAGGGCCGGCCGTTGTCCAACGCTGCTAACGCTGGACGCAACACGGACGGCCCGTGTGATCGCGATGACGATCCCTTCGAGTCGTTCGACGCGCACGATCGCGCCGCAGGTCGCCGGCCGCAGTCTGATCCATCCGCGCAGCCTGCAACGGATCCGTCCGAAACCAGCGAAGCCACCGAAGCCACCGAAACCACCTATACCCGCTCGCGTCGCACACCTGGCGAGGCGAAGCCGGGGCAGGACGACGCAAAGAAATCCCAACGCCCGGCCCGTTCGTTAAAAGGACGCGCGCTCGGCTATTTGTCCCGACGTGAATACAGCCGCTCCGAACTGGCGCGCAAGCTGAAACCGTTCGTCGAAGAAACCGATTCGCTCGATACCTTGCTCGACTCGCTGGAAGCCGAAAACTGGCTGTCCGACTCACGGTTTGCTGAAAGCCTGATCCATCGGCGCTCGTCACGGTTGGGCGCGAGCCGGATCGTCGGCGAATTGAAGCAACATGCCGTGGACCAAACGCTGGTTGAAGAAGCCAGTGCGCAACTGCGCGAAACCGAACTGGCGCGCGCTCAAGCCGTTTGGCGGAAGAAATTCGACCGGCTTCCCGAAACGCCGGCCGAGCGCGCCAAGCAGGCGCGCTTTCTGGCATCGCGTGGATTCTCGGGCGCCACGATCGGCAAAATCCTCAAAGGGTTCGACGAGGAGTGA
- the recA gene encoding recombinase RecA — protein sequence MEESKKGSAGLTAEKSKALAAALAQIEKQFGKGSVMRLGAGEVVEDIQVVSTGSLGLDIALGVGGLPRGRVVEIYGPESSGKTTLTLQVIAEMQKIGGTAAFIDAEHALDIQYAGKLGVNVNELLVSQPDTGEQALEIADALVRSGSIDMIVIDSVAALVPKAEIEGEMGDSLPGLQARLMSQALRKLTGTIKRTNCLVIFINQIRMKIGVMFGNPETTTGGNALKFYASVRLDIRRIGSIKKNDEVIGNETRVKVVKNKVSPPFREAIFDILYGEGISRQGEIIDLGVQAKIVDKAGAWYSYNGERIGQGKDNAREFLRENPDIAREIENRIRESLGVNAMAEVATGAAAEVAGEEE from the coding sequence ATGGAAGAAAGCAAGAAAGGCTCGGCTGGACTGACTGCTGAAAAAAGCAAGGCACTCGCTGCCGCGCTTGCGCAGATCGAAAAGCAGTTCGGCAAAGGGTCGGTCATGCGGCTCGGCGCAGGTGAGGTAGTCGAAGACATCCAGGTGGTCTCAACCGGATCGCTCGGCCTCGACATCGCGCTGGGCGTCGGCGGTTTGCCGCGTGGCCGTGTGGTCGAAATTTATGGTCCGGAATCGTCCGGTAAAACCACGCTCACGCTGCAAGTCATCGCCGAAATGCAGAAGATCGGCGGTACGGCAGCGTTTATCGACGCCGAACACGCGCTGGACATCCAGTACGCGGGCAAGCTCGGCGTGAACGTGAACGAGCTGCTGGTTTCGCAGCCGGACACCGGCGAGCAGGCGCTCGAAATCGCCGACGCACTGGTGCGCTCGGGCTCGATCGACATGATCGTGATCGACTCGGTCGCGGCACTTGTGCCAAAGGCTGAAATCGAAGGCGAAATGGGCGACTCGCTGCCGGGTCTGCAAGCGCGTCTGATGTCGCAAGCGCTGCGCAAGCTCACCGGTACGATCAAGCGCACCAACTGCCTCGTGATCTTCATCAACCAGATCCGTATGAAGATCGGTGTGATGTTCGGCAACCCGGAAACCACCACGGGTGGTAACGCGTTGAAGTTCTACGCGTCGGTGCGTCTGGACATTCGCCGGATCGGTTCGATCAAGAAGAACGACGAAGTGATCGGCAACGAAACGCGTGTGAAGGTCGTGAAGAACAAGGTGTCGCCACCGTTCCGGGAAGCGATTTTCGACATCCTGTACGGCGAAGGTATTTCGCGTCAGGGCGAAATCATCGACCTTGGCGTGCAAGCGAAGATCGTCGACAAGGCCGGCGCCTGGTACAGCTACAACGGCGAACGGATCGGTCAGGGTAAGGACAACGCACGCGAGTTCCTGCGTGAAAATCCGGACATCGCCCGTGAGATCGAAAACCGTATCCGCGAATCGCTGGGTGTGAATGCCATGGCGGAAGTGGCGACCGGCGCGGCTGCTGAAGTCGCAGGCGAAGAAGAGTAA